The Chelonoidis abingdonii isolate Lonesome George chromosome 11, CheloAbing_2.0, whole genome shotgun sequence genomic interval CCGGTACCGCAGTGCTGCTGTCTTGTTCTGGTCTCGCTTCTTTTGCTTACGATCCCCCTtttgctggggcagggctggcccacagggggctgctggctgctccaAAGGGCTTGGCCTGCTGCGCTTGGCTGCTGGGCTACTGGCACACTCTTCCAACAGGCCCTGGCCAGGGCACTCCCCAGGCACCCCTGCCCCATacaggctgaggagctccagGCAGCCCGAGTCAAGGGTCTGCAGTGGTGTGGGATTGTCAGAGCTAAAGGGTGGGTAGGATCCTGTTGGCCCACTCCCATCCCCGAACGGGAAGTGGAAGGCAGGCTGGTGCGAAGGTGGTGTGCTGGGAGCTACCTGGTCCAGGCCCAGCCCAGGGGACAGTGACTCCTCCAGGAAGTAGTCCTCCATCTGCTCCAGCTCTTTCTTCAGAAGGGAGGCCATGGCCTCCAGGTCGGGCAGCGGGGGTGAGGGCAGCGATGGGTCCCCCGACTCCATCAGGAGAGAGGAGAAGTCCACCCTCTCCGTCATCCAGTCTGAGAAGCCATCGCCTGTGTGGGGAGAGCAGGCTTAGAGGCTGCAGGAGGGATGCCTGTCAGGAACAGAGCAGCACCAAGCATGCTGCCCTCAACTTGGAATGAAGGGAAGGCTAGGTAGGCAGGTACTGGGCTTAGCCAAGTCCCCTTAGGCTTTACAGCTTGCCTTCTGCTGACCTGGCCTCAGCCTGTCCTAGGAGCTGGGTGCCCCATGGGCATTGAGACACCTGAGCAAACATCCTAACCTCTCAGCAACCCCATATCCATCAatggggaagggctgggatcTCCTAGCCTGGCATATGAGAGGGGGTTCTAATGTCCTAATGAGGCATCCATGAGACAAACTCACTGAGGCAGCACACTCAGTATCCTTCATCTCCCGCCACCCCAGTACTTCCCGCTCCTGCCAATACTGTACCTGCCAGCATCACTGCCTCTGTGCCATGGGCATAGTGCCCATCTGTGGCCCCTGGCATGGGCTCATAGTGGCCAGGGATCTTGAGGAACTCGGCCCTCCAGGAGAGGGCACTAGCTGGGAGCGGAGTCTTCTCCAGGTCCAGGGTCAGTGCTGCCAGCATTGACATGGTGGGGCAGCTGTAGGTTCACGCAGGCCACAGTGCAATAGGGCAAGGGGCCAGAGTGTGATGGAGAGGGGCCGTGATTCCTGCTGGCAAGAATGGTGGCAGGTAAGGagatgggggcagagcaggaagacctgtgggggagagaagagagggtgAGCAGGGTCCCTGGCATGGGGGAgagcacccctacacccatggcaGGGTTCAATCCCTTCCCCCATCTTCTGCACAGCAGCACCCCATAACAGCAAAGGGACAACCCTGTCCCACTTCCCTCCACTCATCAAACCACaccgcccggcccggcccggcggCTCAGCTCCTGCCCCTTTGCACAGGGCTCAAGCCCCCGGCAGGACTAGGATACCGCTCCGTCCGTTCTACCCCTGCGGTGGGAGGAGCGAGTCCATGGGGAGACACCGCCAGGCTGCAGCGTGATCCCTGCAGCGCCCCCCGTGAGAGCCAACCACCCCGACCCCCGGAGACACCCTGCGTGCATTGGACGTGCAACTGCGGGCGCCCTCGGAGGGCCCTGGCCCCACCAGCGCCCCCCGCGGGGCTGCAGGCGGGCACGCGCCCCGCCGCCCCCCgggtccctgccccccccccggggctgcAGGCGGCACGCGCCCGCCCCCCCCGGGTCCCGTGCCCCCCCGCGGGCTGCACGCTCCCGCGGAGTCCCGGCCCTGCTGTCTCCGCGCCGGGGGCAGCACTCACTCCATGTGGCGGCGGGGGGCGGACGGCGTCGCGCTGCGCACGCTAGTCGGAGGTCGGCAGGGTAGGAGACCATGGCGCGCGCGCCTGGGCTGTGTCTGGGTGTGCGGAGAGAACGGACTGCGGAGGCGGCCGAGGATTTTTGGCCGCTATCTATACCGCCCCCCGGCGCTCGCATCACAGCCCGTTGTCCCTCCGCCCCGCCAGCGGCCggtgcctcccccagcccccccccccaaaccccgcCCGCCCCCGCGCTGTGCCTCAGGGCTGCGCGGCTGCGGCTCCCTGGCATCCCCTGCAGCGCCCCCGGGGCGGGAGCGAGGGGCCTATTTTGCGGGAGGGGGGCAGGACCCAGCGGGCGGCGGCTGGCCCGATTGCAGCAAGGTTGCATCAGCTGTGGGGTGAAGGGGGGGGCGGCAGCGCTCGCCGCTGATTGGCCGCGGTGTGCCGGGAGCGAGGGAGCGATTGGCTGCAGGGAAAACTGGAGGGACGTCCCCGCCCCCGCACTTAAGTGCTAGGTGTTGTCAGACGTCACCTGAGACAAAGTGTCTGGTCCCCAACCCCCCCCTTCCACCAGTGAGCCCCTCTTActatccccagctccccccagcagccccccaaACCTCATCTCCATGAGCACCCAGTTCCCCTCAACACCTCCTGGGGcaccctgtgctccccacccagctcccccagcaccactccccaagcagccagccagcatcCCCCAACCCCCATGATGAGCACACTGTACCCCCAAACTCCAGCACCCAGGTCTGCCCTCGTTTGCTCAGGAGGGTTCTGAGCTGAGGCCAGCATCAGCTCTGTGCTGCCGTTGCCCCTAtcccagtggggagcagggcctgccagccagcctttggcaaccctgccctgcagcactgccaggagCTACCCTGCTCTGTGTTCTTGGCCAgccaggtgcagggctggggagggacatgAGGAGTATCCAGCACTGGAGCCCCCATACGGGGAATAGGCTGGGTGAGTGGCTGGGGGCCTCCCTCAGGTCCTGGGCATACGGCACTGAGCAGCCTGTGACCTGAACCAGGGCATCATGTCTCCAGGCAAATACCAGGCTCAGGCTCCCACCAAGGATAGGGCTGGGGCTTGCCTGCATGTTCCACCCCACGCCAGGCTGATTCTGGTCTGTGGACTCTCGTGTCCAGGGGAACAAAAg includes:
- the ATF5 gene encoding cyclic AMP-dependent transcription factor ATF-5 gives rise to the protein MSMLAALTLDLEKTPLPASALSWRAEFLKIPGHYEPMPGATDGHYAHGTEAVMLAGDGFSDWMTERVDFSSLLMESGDPSLPSPPLPDLEAMASLLKKELEQMEDYFLEESLSPGLGLDQVAPSTPPSHQPAFHFPFGDGSGPTGSYPPFSSDNPTPLQTLDSGCLELLSLYGAGVPGECPGQGLLEECASSPAAKRSRPSPLEQPAAPCGPALPQQKGDRKQKKRDQNKTAALRYRQRKRAEYEALDDECQGLEARNRELREKADSIEREIQYVKDLLIEVYKARSQRLRAS